The following are encoded in a window of Deinococcus misasensis DSM 22328 genomic DNA:
- a CDS encoding M48 family metallopeptidase, which yields MKFQKAERILENITDQVQYGTLSLHYTLHYVRRKTLAIHVESNGDVVVEAPEGVPLRKIREAVKTKAAWIQAQKREVTQLASPLPEREYVSGESYRYLGRQYRLKVMEAGYNEVQLTRGILYLCVQNREDAALREQLLKDWYLKRAKKIFADRMQVVAPLANRAGIPEPSRLSVRRMTTRWGSCSKAGHVVLNTELVRAPKDCIDYVILHELCHLVIPRHNTDFYHLLTRVCPDWKSLRAKLNALVELKL from the coding sequence ATGAAGTTCCAAAAAGCCGAACGCATCCTTGAAAACATCACCGATCAGGTGCAATACGGCACCCTGTCTTTGCATTACACCTTGCATTATGTTCGGCGAAAAACCCTCGCCATCCATGTGGAAAGCAACGGTGATGTGGTCGTGGAAGCTCCTGAGGGTGTTCCACTGCGCAAGATCCGTGAGGCAGTCAAAACAAAAGCGGCTTGGATTCAAGCCCAGAAACGTGAAGTCACCCAACTGGCTTCTCCACTGCCAGAGCGTGAGTACGTTTCTGGTGAATCCTACCGCTATCTGGGCAGACAGTATCGCCTGAAAGTCATGGAGGCAGGTTACAACGAGGTTCAGCTCACCAGAGGCATCCTGTACCTGTGTGTTCAAAACCGGGAAGATGCTGCACTGCGAGAACAGTTGCTGAAAGACTGGTACCTGAAACGCGCCAAAAAGATTTTTGCGGACAGGATGCAAGTGGTGGCACCTCTGGCAAACCGCGCTGGAATCCCAGAGCCTTCACGCCTCTCTGTTCGCAGAATGACCACCCGTTGGGGTTCCTGTTCAAAGGCAGGCCATGTGGTGCTCAACACCGAACTGGTCCGTGCGCCCAAAGACTGCATTGATTACGTGATCTTGCACGAACTCTGCCATCTGGTTATTCCCAGACATAACACAGATTTTTACCACCTGCTCACCCGTGTCTGCCCAGACTGGAAATCCCTGCGGGCAAAACTCAATGCCCTTGTGGAGCTGAAACTCTAG
- a CDS encoding LacI family DNA-binding transcriptional regulator, which produces MTLPPQDTSPITLDDVAKHAGVSPMTVSNVINGKNNVRPTTRDKVLKAIEATGYRVNPMARALAGGRSRLISVFTPQLNKPYASEVVQGAARAAETLNYDLVVMMLVENNTSDLSLMTRLSSGALLIQPSREGRWKHTDLPAQVVSVDGPGDRPLTVDNYGGARQAMQHLLNLGHTRIGFISGLKDEGRQPDQPSPAPERNDADERHRGYLDSLQDAGLLVQEKYIQHGDYTKRSGEEAARALLSQPHPPTALFVSGDQMALGAIHMAQDLGFRVPQDVSIVGFDDLPIAAASRPALTTVHQPLQRMGEVAVQMLVALIEGHTPEQPGPFPTELVVRESTAPPQTPA; this is translated from the coding sequence ATGACCCTGCCCCCACAAGACACTTCCCCCATCACACTGGACGATGTCGCCAAACACGCAGGCGTTTCCCCAATGACCGTATCGAACGTGATCAACGGAAAAAACAACGTGCGCCCCACCACCCGGGACAAGGTCCTGAAGGCCATCGAAGCCACCGGATACCGGGTCAACCCCATGGCCCGTGCGCTTGCAGGAGGACGCAGCCGCCTGATCAGCGTGTTCACCCCACAACTCAACAAACCCTACGCCTCAGAAGTGGTGCAGGGAGCTGCCCGCGCAGCCGAAACCCTCAATTACGATCTGGTGGTCATGATGCTGGTCGAAAACAACACCTCCGACCTCTCATTGATGACCCGCCTGTCCAGCGGTGCCCTGCTGATCCAACCCTCCAGAGAAGGACGCTGGAAGCACACCGACCTGCCTGCACAAGTGGTCAGTGTGGATGGACCCGGCGACCGCCCACTCACCGTGGACAACTACGGCGGAGCACGTCAGGCCATGCAACACCTGCTGAACCTCGGACACACCCGGATCGGCTTCATCAGCGGACTGAAAGACGAAGGCCGACAGCCCGACCAACCTTCTCCTGCCCCCGAGCGCAACGACGCCGATGAACGCCACAGGGGTTATCTGGACAGCTTGCAGGATGCCGGGCTTCTCGTCCAAGAAAAGTACATCCAGCACGGAGATTACACCAAACGCAGCGGAGAGGAAGCTGCCCGAGCCCTGCTCTCACAACCCCATCCACCCACAGCTCTTTTTGTCTCAGGAGACCAGATGGCTCTGGGGGCCATTCACATGGCACAGGACCTCGGGTTTCGGGTGCCTCAGGATGTCTCCATCGTGGGTTTCGATGATTTGCCGATTGCAGCTGCCTCAAGGCCCGCACTGACCACCGTCCATCAACCCTTGCAACGCATGGGTGAAGTGGCTGTGCAAATGCTGGTTGCCCTGATTGAAGGCCACACCCCAGAGCAACCCGGACCCTTCCCCACCGAACTGGTGGTCAGGGAATCCACGGCTCCACCCCAGACCCCAGCCTGA
- a CDS encoding discoidin domain-containing protein produces the protein MRKHTLLMTGLLALLGSCGTQLSPNQSTSSKQAVCNPGNIAVGKNATASSSEWGGDLSVAAKQAFDGNTASRWSSLHSDPQWIQVDLGSVQQLCEITLQWETAYGKAFRIEVSNDGSTGWSQIYSTTTGTGGTQVLPVTGSGRYVRLTGTQRGTQWGYSLWEMGIKNTSSITLPTSDTPDFGPNVKIFSPTDSAATVQAALDNAFTPYNKNATAQFGNQRFAFLFKPGTYNVWANVGFYTHLAGLGLNPDDVTITRNINVDSGWNFGDERNATQNFWRSVENLAVLPEGGSTRWAVSQAAPMRRVHIRGNMNLGPSNMDFGQGYASGGYLADSRVDGQVVSGSQQQWYTRDSNIGSWAGGVWNMVFSGVTGAPANSFPNPVHTTLATTPVTREKPYLYIQPDGKYRVFLPSLRTNSSGATWPNTPGTSLPMSQFYVAKPSDSTATLNQALAQGLNLFFTPGVYHLTETLNVTRANTVVMGIGLATLVPDGGINAMNVADVDGVRISDLLFDAGTTNSAALLTIGQAGASLSHATNPISVQDVYFRIGGAVAGKATTSLIVNSHNTLIDHIWAWRADHGNSPTGWTINTADTGVIVNGNNVLATGLFVEHYQKHEVIWNGQGGKTIFFQNEMPYDVPSQGVWSSAAGTNGYASYKVGNNVTSHEAWGLGVYCFFNIGGTNTNIVASRGIETPNNPNVKFHSLLTVSLGNNGTISNVINTTGAAVPLPNTNTVPSNVISYP, from the coding sequence ATGCGCAAACACACCTTGCTGATGACCGGACTTCTCGCCTTGTTGGGCAGCTGTGGCACCCAACTTTCCCCCAACCAGAGCACCTCCAGCAAACAGGCGGTCTGCAACCCCGGCAACATTGCAGTGGGTAAAAACGCCACTGCTTCCTCCTCTGAATGGGGCGGCGACCTGTCTGTTGCTGCCAAACAGGCTTTTGATGGCAACACCGCTTCAAGGTGGTCCAGCCTCCACAGCGACCCCCAATGGATTCAGGTCGATCTGGGCAGTGTGCAACAACTCTGCGAAATCACTTTGCAATGGGAAACCGCTTATGGCAAGGCCTTCAGAATTGAAGTCTCCAACGATGGCAGCACCGGCTGGAGCCAGATTTACAGCACCACCACAGGCACCGGAGGCACCCAGGTGCTGCCCGTGACTGGCTCGGGGCGTTATGTGCGCCTGACCGGAACCCAGAGGGGAACCCAGTGGGGCTACTCCCTGTGGGAAATGGGCATCAAAAACACCAGCAGCATCACCTTGCCCACCTCTGACACGCCTGATTTTGGCCCGAATGTGAAAATTTTCAGTCCCACCGATTCCGCAGCCACAGTGCAGGCCGCTCTGGACAACGCCTTCACCCCTTACAACAAAAATGCCACCGCGCAATTTGGCAACCAGCGCTTCGCTTTCCTGTTCAAACCCGGCACCTACAATGTGTGGGCCAACGTGGGGTTCTACACCCATCTGGCTGGACTGGGCCTCAACCCGGATGATGTGACCATCACCCGCAACATCAACGTGGACAGCGGCTGGAACTTCGGAGACGAGAGAAACGCCACCCAGAATTTCTGGCGTTCCGTGGAAAACCTCGCTGTGCTCCCCGAGGGAGGCAGCACCCGCTGGGCGGTGTCTCAGGCCGCTCCCATGCGTCGCGTGCACATCCGGGGCAACATGAATCTGGGACCCTCCAACATGGACTTCGGACAGGGCTACGCCAGTGGTGGATACCTTGCAGACAGCCGTGTGGATGGACAGGTTGTGTCTGGTTCTCAACAGCAGTGGTACACCCGAGACAGCAACATCGGAAGCTGGGCTGGAGGGGTGTGGAACATGGTGTTCTCTGGCGTGACTGGGGCACCTGCCAACAGTTTCCCCAACCCGGTTCATACCACCCTCGCCACCACCCCCGTCACCCGAGAGAAGCCTTACCTGTACATCCAACCAGACGGCAAATACCGGGTGTTCCTCCCGAGCCTGCGGACCAACAGCAGTGGTGCCACCTGGCCCAACACCCCTGGAACCTCTCTGCCTATGAGCCAGTTTTACGTGGCCAAACCTTCGGACAGCACGGCCACCCTCAATCAGGCTCTGGCGCAGGGCCTCAACCTGTTCTTCACACCCGGGGTGTACCACCTGACGGAGACCCTGAACGTGACCCGGGCCAACACCGTGGTGATGGGCATCGGACTGGCCACTCTGGTTCCGGATGGTGGCATCAACGCCATGAATGTTGCCGATGTGGACGGGGTGCGCATCTCCGACCTGTTGTTCGATGCAGGCACCACCAACTCTGCTGCACTGCTGACCATTGGACAGGCCGGAGCAAGCCTGAGCCACGCCACGAACCCGATCAGCGTGCAAGACGTGTACTTCCGCATCGGGGGTGCAGTGGCCGGGAAAGCCACCACCAGCCTGATTGTGAACAGCCACAACACCCTCATTGACCACATCTGGGCATGGCGTGCAGACCACGGCAACTCACCCACAGGCTGGACCATCAACACCGCAGACACCGGCGTGATCGTGAATGGAAACAATGTGCTGGCCACCGGACTGTTTGTGGAGCACTACCAGAAACACGAAGTGATCTGGAATGGACAGGGTGGGAAAACCATCTTCTTCCAGAATGAAATGCCCTACGATGTGCCCAGTCAGGGCGTCTGGAGCAGCGCTGCAGGCACCAACGGTTACGCCTCCTACAAAGTGGGCAACAACGTCACCAGCCATGAAGCGTGGGGCCTCGGGGTGTACTGCTTCTTCAACATTGGCGGAACCAACACCAACATTGTGGCCTCCAGAGGCATTGAAACCCCCAACAATCCCAACGTCAAATTCCACAGCCTGCTCACAGTGTCTCTGGGCAACAACGGGACCATCAGCAATGTCATCAACACCACTGGGGCAGCGGTGCCCTTGCCCAACACCAACACCGTTCCCAGCAACGTGATCAGTTACCCTTGA
- a CDS encoding discoidin domain-containing protein, with the protein MFQRWTYTSIPLALTLLLGACSQQTPTTHPTLAQKQAVNLALGKPVTASTFENPQALPASSAVDGVLASRWASAFQQDNQWLRVDLGSVQDISEVQVFWEAAYATSYRVDLSDDGTNWRTGVRTVTKTSNTDGVADIVTLPAGTRARFVRIWGLTRALAPYGYSIRELQVFAPTSGLPSGPTVLISDNQKLYASTTQDRGTDTPFAADNNLTTRWASGIAPRAWLMMDLGAPARIDRVELNWETAWSSEYTLEVSNDRQNWTAVGGLQTNPQVVDGQTPKPTAAEYTDVVPLNLTQAYRYIRVNSTKRGWSAGDGSQYGVSLYEFKVYGAGGADNPPTLPEPQPTGSVWTLVWSDEFNSTATPSRVNTTQWNYEIGDGCAQGICGWGNGERQYYTDSLTNVFQQNGLLNIVLRKNDQGRAYTSGRITTAGKQEFLYGRIQARIKMNMPSTASGAKNGAVGVWGAFWMLGFDVNDPYQGWPNAGEIDIMENIGYSWWHSASLHGPGYYGGGSIGESFNKVDTSGGIVAGNFPNHSATDWHTYEVEWDNTKVLFKLDDQVYRTILRSEVEARGFWVFNRKNFILLNVAYDGAYPAAYRNNPLNFTGPKTADGLAALAENNMPHSMQVDYVRVYQKR; encoded by the coding sequence ATGTTTCAACGGTGGACTTACACCAGCATTCCTCTGGCCCTGACTTTGCTGTTGGGTGCTTGCAGCCAGCAAACCCCGACCACACACCCAACATTGGCCCAAAAACAGGCGGTCAATCTGGCCCTTGGCAAACCCGTTACCGCCAGCACATTTGAAAACCCTCAGGCCCTTCCAGCTTCCAGTGCAGTGGATGGTGTGCTGGCGAGCAGGTGGGCCAGCGCTTTCCAGCAAGACAACCAGTGGCTGCGCGTGGACCTCGGGAGTGTACAGGACATCTCAGAGGTGCAGGTGTTCTGGGAAGCGGCTTACGCCACCAGTTACCGCGTTGACCTGTCAGACGATGGAACCAACTGGCGAACTGGGGTCCGCACCGTCACCAAAACCAGCAACACCGATGGGGTCGCAGACATCGTCACCCTGCCTGCAGGAACCAGAGCCCGGTTTGTGCGCATCTGGGGCCTGACCCGTGCTCTGGCCCCCTACGGGTACTCCATCCGCGAACTGCAGGTGTTTGCGCCCACCAGCGGTCTGCCCTCTGGACCCACTGTGCTGATTTCAGACAACCAGAAACTTTACGCCTCCACCACACAGGACCGCGGCACAGACACCCCTTTTGCAGCAGACAACAACCTGACCACACGGTGGGCCAGTGGCATCGCACCCAGAGCCTGGTTGATGATGGACCTCGGGGCACCTGCACGCATTGACCGGGTGGAACTCAACTGGGAAACCGCATGGTCCAGCGAATACACCCTTGAGGTGTCCAACGACCGTCAAAACTGGACTGCCGTGGGTGGCCTCCAGACCAACCCTCAGGTGGTGGATGGTCAAACCCCCAAACCCACAGCTGCAGAATACACCGATGTGGTGCCCCTGAACCTCACGCAAGCCTACCGTTACATCCGGGTCAACTCCACCAAACGCGGCTGGTCCGCGGGCGATGGCAGCCAGTACGGGGTTTCCCTGTACGAATTCAAAGTGTACGGTGCAGGTGGAGCAGACAACCCACCCACCCTTCCAGAGCCTCAACCCACCGGCAGCGTCTGGACTCTGGTGTGGTCAGATGAATTCAACAGCACCGCCACCCCCTCCAGAGTCAACACCACCCAGTGGAATTACGAGATCGGCGATGGATGCGCTCAGGGGATTTGCGGATGGGGCAACGGAGAGCGGCAGTATTACACCGACAGCCTCACCAACGTTTTTCAGCAAAACGGCCTCCTGAACATCGTGTTGCGCAAAAACGATCAGGGTCGAGCCTACACCTCTGGGCGCATCACCACGGCTGGAAAGCAGGAATTCCTGTATGGCCGCATTCAGGCACGCATCAAGATGAACATGCCCAGCACCGCCAGCGGAGCCAAAAACGGTGCGGTTGGCGTGTGGGGAGCCTTCTGGATGCTGGGCTTCGATGTGAACGACCCTTATCAGGGCTGGCCGAACGCTGGCGAAATCGACATCATGGAGAACATCGGATATTCGTGGTGGCACAGTGCTTCCCTGCACGGTCCCGGTTACTACGGAGGGGGCAGCATCGGGGAGTCCTTCAACAAAGTGGACACCTCTGGAGGCATTGTGGCAGGAAACTTCCCCAACCATTCGGCCACCGACTGGCACACCTACGAAGTGGAATGGGACAACACCAAGGTGCTGTTCAAGCTGGACGATCAGGTGTACCGCACCATCCTCAGAAGTGAAGTGGAAGCCCGAGGGTTCTGGGTGTTCAACCGCAAGAATTTCATCCTTCTGAATGTGGCTTACGATGGAGCTTACCCTGCCGCGTACCGCAACAACCCTCTCAATTTCACTGGCCCCAAAACTGCAGATGGACTGGCCGCTCTGGCAGAAAACAACATGCCGCACAGCATGCAAGTGGATTATGTGCGGGTTTACCAGAAAAGATAA
- a CDS encoding AfsR/SARP family transcriptional regulator encodes MGRTKRSTQHHPVQVFLFGAPRIQRANRTKPLKPEKALWLLTFLAAQDRWVAREEICALLWPDAETPRARHSLRQLLQRIHSLRWTNTLQTQSDQLRWTQGSDLHEFRRCLHQREWQSALDHHTGTLLQGMSPTALEGYGLWLEEERRQLHSQWVKTATALAQQLEHQNQHDAAREVLETLLQKDPLSEHAVQHLLRLCGTVQHRALAIQHYLRFAQHLQQEMGMQPSPETVVLYQNILQEHSHWFMDSTALQSRLVNVKQGPLERI; translated from the coding sequence ATGGGCCGCACAAAACGATCCACCCAACACCATCCAGTACAGGTGTTTCTGTTTGGCGCACCCCGCATCCAGAGGGCCAACAGAACCAAACCCCTGAAACCCGAGAAAGCCTTGTGGTTGCTGACCTTTTTGGCAGCCCAAGACCGCTGGGTTGCCCGAGAAGAAATCTGTGCCCTGCTCTGGCCAGATGCTGAAACCCCCAGAGCCCGGCACAGCTTGCGACAACTTTTGCAAAGGATTCACAGTCTGCGATGGACCAACACCCTGCAAACCCAATCCGACCAACTGCGTTGGACCCAAGGCAGCGACCTACACGAATTTCGCAGGTGCTTGCACCAAAGAGAATGGCAAAGTGCACTGGACCACCACACAGGAACTTTGTTGCAAGGCATGTCACCAACTGCGTTGGAAGGGTATGGGCTCTGGTTGGAAGAAGAACGCAGGCAACTGCACAGCCAATGGGTCAAAACCGCCACGGCTCTGGCCCAGCAACTGGAGCACCAGAATCAACACGACGCAGCCAGAGAAGTGCTGGAAACCTTGCTGCAGAAAGATCCCCTGTCAGAGCATGCCGTGCAACACCTTCTGAGGTTGTGTGGTACCGTCCAGCACAGGGCTCTGGCCATCCAGCACTACCTCCGGTTTGCCCAGCATTTGCAGCAAGAAATGGGCATGCAGCCCAGTCCTGAAACCGTGGTGCTTTACCAGAACATCTTGCAAGAACATTCCCACTGGTTCATGGACTCCACGGCTTTGCAGTCCAGACTGGTGAATGTAAAACAGGGACCCCTTGAAAGGATTTGA
- a CDS encoding alpha-amylase family glycosyl hydrolase, whose product MKIQTRHTMAAALLTVSLLAGCNTQIPSTAAPAPQTETVVGKSALPMPNWKEQSIYFVLTDRFHNGNTSNDNGTNSRPGDAKDLSNPMGWHGGDLAGLKQKIESGYFNQMGFTAIWLTPVYLQVPPVLTQDGPNKGRYHAGYAGYWAEDFFQVDPHLGTLQDYKDLIAAAHAKGLYVIQDMVVNHAGYEANLFKTKPGWFHSMSCPTWNDITCPLAGLPDFNQQNTEVRNFLNDSTRFWVDQTGIDGIRMDTMKHVYDDYWPQYFAAGGPADVNKVWTVGEVFDYGPDFVSKYLRLGSPSVFDFPLQQALVNSLGKRGSLDAVAGILAQDSKYPDAARLTTFLDNHDKRRFMSEGIEVGVPEGEMRERLDAATSLMYMVRGTPSIYYGTEIYMQGKGDPYNYPSGQTNREDMNFSAASTSPFTTRLTKLNQARKTYKALTGGAYTELWRPNGGTNLFAFSRTLTGQPSVMVLVNGSDQSIDLTALGGIGSGGALPANASVTEITGKAHNLTVNSTGKVLGNIPARSVLAITSGGSTCSTVAFTPTPTNFAGTAGNASVALKWDAINDCRLKGFTLEYKATSATTYTGLVSLPATATNYTYGNLLNGTNYTFRLTAKGTAADVPVTTTATPNVPAAIDIYFKKPAAWATPNIHFWNVVASPAIAGSTWPGVAMPSFCAPWHKYSFPATSSLNLLFVNSANLTQKTVDLTRTTTGWYDGNTNTWTNTRPAPSNPGSFTSTAGNARVTLNWTAANDCVTGYKIFRKTSAQTAYPTTPLATVTGTTLTFADTTVVNGTTYNYRIVATAASGDSAGLTTTATPTGTTTTGITVYFKKPWSWGKANIHFWNVSASPAIANTTWPGVTMALESGDWYRYTFANATAANLLFVDGNNTTVKTPDLSRTTTGWYDGNNGTWYNTKPSDDLTVHVRPPSTWTKVNIHFWNVAANPAIANSTWPGVTMVSEGNGWYKYTFPKAISANLLFVNGDNTTQKTPDLFRNKEGWYDVALNRWTDTQP is encoded by the coding sequence ATGAAAATTCAGACCCGGCACACCATGGCCGCAGCCCTGCTCACTGTCAGTTTGCTGGCAGGCTGCAACACCCAGATTCCCAGTACGGCAGCCCCCGCTCCCCAGACCGAGACTGTTGTTGGAAAATCGGCCCTTCCCATGCCGAACTGGAAAGAACAGTCCATTTACTTTGTGCTCACCGACCGGTTCCACAACGGCAACACCAGCAACGACAACGGCACCAACTCCCGCCCCGGTGATGCCAAAGACCTCTCCAACCCCATGGGCTGGCACGGTGGAGACCTCGCAGGCCTCAAACAGAAAATCGAATCCGGATACTTCAACCAGATGGGCTTCACTGCAATCTGGCTGACCCCCGTCTACCTGCAAGTGCCACCAGTGCTCACCCAGGATGGACCCAACAAAGGCCGCTACCACGCCGGTTACGCTGGCTACTGGGCCGAAGATTTCTTTCAGGTGGATCCTCACCTCGGGACGCTGCAAGACTACAAAGACCTGATTGCCGCTGCCCACGCCAAAGGGCTCTATGTGATTCAGGACATGGTGGTCAACCACGCTGGATACGAAGCCAACCTGTTCAAAACCAAACCCGGCTGGTTCCACAGCATGTCCTGCCCCACCTGGAACGACATCACCTGCCCTCTTGCAGGCCTGCCTGATTTCAACCAGCAAAACACCGAAGTCCGCAATTTCCTGAACGACTCCACCCGCTTCTGGGTGGACCAGACCGGCATCGACGGCATCCGCATGGACACCATGAAACACGTCTATGACGATTACTGGCCCCAGTACTTCGCAGCAGGTGGTCCAGCCGATGTCAACAAAGTCTGGACCGTCGGTGAGGTCTTCGATTACGGCCCCGACTTTGTATCCAAATACCTGAGGCTGGGCAGCCCCTCGGTGTTTGACTTCCCCCTCCAGCAAGCCCTCGTGAACTCACTGGGCAAACGCGGATCTCTGGACGCCGTGGCTGGCATTCTTGCACAGGACAGCAAGTACCCCGATGCTGCTCGCCTGACCACCTTCCTCGACAACCACGACAAACGCCGCTTCATGAGCGAAGGCATCGAAGTGGGCGTACCAGAGGGAGAAATGCGCGAGCGTCTGGACGCTGCCACCAGCCTGATGTACATGGTACGCGGAACCCCCAGCATCTACTACGGCACTGAAATTTACATGCAGGGCAAAGGGGATCCCTACAACTACCCCTCCGGCCAGACCAACCGTGAAGACATGAACTTCTCTGCGGCGTCCACCTCTCCCTTCACCACCCGACTGACCAAACTCAATCAGGCCCGAAAAACCTACAAAGCCCTGACTGGAGGCGCTTACACCGAACTCTGGCGTCCCAACGGCGGAACCAACCTGTTTGCCTTCTCCAGAACCCTGACAGGCCAGCCCTCCGTGATGGTGCTGGTGAACGGCAGCGACCAGAGCATCGACCTGACCGCTCTGGGAGGCATCGGCAGCGGTGGAGCCTTGCCCGCCAACGCAAGTGTCACCGAAATCACCGGAAAAGCCCACAACCTGACCGTGAACAGCACAGGCAAGGTGCTTGGAAACATCCCCGCCAGAAGCGTGCTGGCCATCACCTCTGGAGGCAGCACCTGCTCAACAGTGGCCTTCACCCCCACCCCCACCAACTTTGCAGGCACGGCAGGCAACGCCAGTGTGGCCCTCAAGTGGGATGCCATCAACGACTGCCGCCTGAAGGGCTTCACCCTTGAGTACAAAGCCACCAGTGCCACCACCTACACCGGACTGGTCAGCCTGCCCGCCACCGCCACCAACTACACCTACGGCAACCTGTTGAACGGCACCAACTACACCTTCCGCCTGACCGCCAAAGGCACCGCAGCCGATGTGCCCGTCACCACCACCGCCACCCCCAACGTGCCTGCAGCCATCGACATCTACTTCAAGAAACCCGCCGCTTGGGCCACCCCCAACATCCACTTCTGGAATGTGGTCGCAAGCCCAGCCATTGCAGGATCCACCTGGCCCGGCGTCGCCATGCCCAGCTTCTGCGCCCCTTGGCACAAGTACAGCTTCCCAGCCACCAGCAGCCTGAACCTGCTGTTCGTGAACAGCGCCAACCTGACCCAGAAAACCGTTGACCTGACCCGCACCACCACCGGATGGTACGACGGAAACACAAACACCTGGACCAACACCAGACCCGCACCCAGCAACCCCGGAAGCTTCACCAGCACAGCAGGCAATGCCAGAGTCACCCTCAACTGGACTGCAGCCAACGACTGCGTGACCGGCTACAAGATCTTCCGAAAGACCTCTGCCCAGACCGCCTACCCCACCACCCCTCTGGCCACCGTGACCGGCACCACCCTGACTTTTGCAGACACCACCGTGGTCAATGGCACCACCTACAACTACCGCATCGTGGCCACCGCCGCCTCTGGCGACAGTGCTGGACTGACCACCACCGCCACCCCCACCGGAACCACCACCACCGGCATCACCGTGTACTTCAAGAAACCCTGGAGCTGGGGCAAAGCCAACATCCACTTCTGGAATGTCTCTGCCAGCCCAGCCATTGCCAACACCACCTGGCCCGGCGTGACCATGGCTCTGGAATCCGGTGACTGGTACCGCTACACCTTCGCCAATGCCACCGCTGCCAACCTGCTCTTCGTGGACGGCAACAACACCACCGTCAAGACCCCCGACCTGAGCCGCACCACCACCGGATGGTACGACGGCAACAACGGCACCTGGTACAACACCAAACCCAGCGATGACCTGACCGTCCACGTCCGTCCCCCCTCCACCTGGACCAAAGTGAACATCCACTTCTGGAATGTGGCCGCCAACCCTGCCATTGCCAACAGCACGTGGCCCGGCGTGACCATGGTCTCCGAAGGCAACGGATGGTACAAGTACACCTTCCCCAAAGCCATCTCCGCCAACCTGCTCTTCGTGAACGGTGACAACACCACCCAGAAAACCCCTGACCTGTTCAGAAACAAAGAAGGCTGGTACGACGTGGCCCTCAACCGCTGGACCGACACCCAACCTTAA
- a CDS encoding helix-turn-helix transcriptional regulator has translation MFESDNAHHKKARKLFEIIEMLRDRPCTSKELAQRLNISQRSVQRCLRDLQDLQIGLKQSKNLAGIYTYVLPSNSEQLNEVEAMITHNAVRMLFHHATGYNHHYLRVLEKLASKLSEPARSIAQRSTASLKHRTSPVPDEGRTLETVSRAWFHGKVVQFDYQSPSSTTGKKRYELEVYFVEVSRSNLATYVIGYERKYHQQIRTFKLSRMQNAVVQPTTYQIPESFDPRAYLSGAWGVIGASSGTPVQVKLKFDRDANQRLREGGFPNLTLQQEFADGSCLATIMVGTDQEGFPREILPWVLSWGSKVEVLEPQSLKDRCLQEALAMVAHLDQQHNHQAS, from the coding sequence ATGTTTGAAAGCGACAATGCACACCACAAGAAGGCCCGCAAACTCTTTGAGATCATTGAAATGCTCCGGGACCGTCCTTGCACTTCCAAAGAACTCGCCCAAAGACTGAACATTTCCCAGCGAAGCGTGCAGCGCTGCCTGCGCGACCTGCAGGACCTGCAAATCGGTCTGAAGCAAAGCAAAAACCTGGCTGGCATTTACACTTACGTGCTGCCCAGCAACAGCGAACAGCTCAACGAAGTGGAAGCCATGATCACCCACAACGCCGTAAGGATGCTGTTCCACCACGCCACCGGATACAACCACCACTACCTGCGGGTGCTGGAAAAACTGGCCTCCAAACTCAGCGAACCGGCCCGCAGCATCGCCCAACGCAGCACCGCCAGCCTCAAACACCGCACCAGCCCTGTGCCCGACGAAGGCCGCACGCTGGAAACCGTGTCCAGAGCGTGGTTCCACGGCAAGGTGGTGCAGTTTGATTACCAGAGCCCATCCAGCACCACCGGCAAAAAACGCTATGAGCTGGAGGTGTACTTTGTGGAGGTCAGCCGTTCCAACCTCGCCACTTACGTGATCGGTTACGAACGCAAATACCACCAGCAAATTCGCACCTTCAAGCTGTCCAGAATGCAAAATGCCGTGGTGCAGCCCACCACCTACCAGATCCCTGAAAGTTTTGACCCCAGAGCTTACCTCTCGGGAGCGTGGGGGGTGATCGGGGCCAGCAGCGGAACCCCTGTGCAGGTGAAACTCAAGTTTGACCGGGACGCCAACCAGCGTTTGCGGGAAGGCGGATTCCCCAACCTCACCCTTCAGCAAGAATTCGCCGATGGAAGCTGCCTGGCCACCATCATGGTGGGCACCGATCAGGAAGGCTTCCCCAGAGAGATCCTCCCGTGGGTCCTGTCGTGGGGCTCCAAAGTGGAGGTGCTTGAACCCCAGAGCTTGAAAGACCGCTGTTTGCAAGAAGCTCTGGCGATGGTGGCCCATCTGGACCAGCAGCACAACCATCAAGCATCCTGA